In Geminocystis sp. M7585_C2015_104, the sequence TTGTCTATATACCATTGGAGGGTAGCCTTCAATCCTGATTCTAAACTTTCCAATGGTAGCCACCCCAATTCCCTTTGTATTTTACTGCTGTCCGTTGCATAACGGAAATCATGTCCTGGCCTATCCTTGACGAAGGTAATCAGTTTTTCTGACGGCTTGACGGGTAAATTGGGGGCAATTTCGTCCATAATCCTGCATATTAGCCTTACCAAGTCTATATTCCTCACCTCGTTACCTCCGCCAATGTTGTATCTATCCCCCGGTTTGCCTTTATGAATTACTAGCTCCAATGCCCTACAATGATCTTCCACATACAGCCAGTCTCTGATATTCTCCCCGTCTCCATATACCGGCAAGGGTTTCCCTAATAGGATGTTAATACACACCAGGGGGATTAGTTTTTCCGGAAAGTGATAAGGACCATAATTGTTGGAACAGTTAGTTATAATGGTGGGTAATTGATAAGTCTTGTAGTAAGCCCGCACTAAATGGTCACTGCCTGCCTTCGACGCCGAATATGGGCTATTTGGCGCGTAGGGTGTGTTTTCTGTAAAAGGGGGATCTCCCGGTCCTAAACTACCATATACTTCATCTGTAGAGACGTGGATAAAGCGAAAATGGGGGGGTTTGCCTTCTTTCTCCCAGTAGTGGCGGAAACTGTCTAGGAGGGTAAATGTACCCACCACATTGGTTTGGATGAAGGTCTCTGGTGCTAAAATGGACCTATCCACATGGGATTCTGCGGCAAAGTGGGCTATTATCTCTATCTGGTACTGTTGTAGAATTTTAGAGACCAGAGGAGCATCACAGATATTCCCCTTGACAAAGACAACACGGGAGTCGTTTAGAATGGGGGAGAGGTTGTTGAGGTTGCCGGCATAGGTTAGGGCGTCTAAAACTACTATTCTATCCTCTGGGTATTTTTTATACCAGTAGTTAGCAAAATTAGAACCTATAAAACCCGCGCCTCCAGTTATTAACAGGTTTTTTCTCCCCCTATCCATATCCTCTAACATTCTGCAAGGATTGTCCCCTATCTAGGATACCATTTTCCTTGGCCTAGTAGAATTTCCTGGTAAAATAAAATTTAGGTTTTTGCCAAAAAGTCTAGTATTTTTTTCAGATTCCCATTACACTGTCGTATTAGGTGTTTTTGGGCGACAATCTCCTCTGCCTTTTGGATATAATCATCCACCATCAATTCACCCCCACAGTGGTTAATTAGTTGGTAAATAGTCTCTTCAGTCACCTCTAGGTGGAATTGTAATGCCAAAACCCTTTCCTTGTACAAAAAAGCCTGATTAGGGCAAACTTCCGTTTTCATCAGGTGTATTGCATTCTCTGGTATATCGAAGGTATCCCCATGCCAGTGAAACGCCATGAGGCAGGAGGGAATATCCCTGAGAATTTCTGTTTTTTTCCCGGCTTCTGTAACTTTTACAGCAAACCAACCAATTTCCTTTTTCCTGTTGGCAAACACCCTCCCCCCCAAAACTTCAGCTATCAGTTGAGCCCCAAGACAAATGCCTATAATAGTCTTACCGTTGTCTATAGCAGTT encodes:
- the rfbB gene encoding dTDP-glucose 4,6-dehydratase, whose product is MDRGRKNLLITGGAGFIGSNFANYWYKKYPEDRIVVLDALTYAGNLNNLSPILNDSRVVFVKGNICDAPLVSKILQQYQIEIIAHFAAESHVDRSILAPETFIQTNVVGTFTLLDSFRHYWEKEGKPPHFRFIHVSTDEVYGSLGPGDPPFTENTPYAPNSPYSASKAGSDHLVRAYYKTYQLPTIITNCSNNYGPYHFPEKLIPLVCINILLGKPLPVYGDGENIRDWLYVEDHCRALELVIHKGKPGDRYNIGGGNEVRNIDLVRLICRIMDEIAPNLPVKPSEKLITFVKDRPGHDFRYATDSSKIQRELGWLPLESLESGLKATLQWYIDNPQWWQPLLSEEYQEYYRRVYQTV
- a CDS encoding type 1 glutamine amidotransferase; the protein is MRIHYLQHVPFEGLGYIETWAKENNYRLTATRFYENDSLPGMSSFDWLVVLGGPMGVYDENKYPWLKKEKQWLKTAIDNGKTIIGICLGAQLIAEVLGGRVFANRKKEIGWFAVKVTEAGKKTEILRDIPSCLMAFHWHGDTFDIPENAIHLMKTEVCPNQAFLYKERVLALQFHLEVTEETIYQLINHCGGELMVDDYIQKAEEIVAQKHLIRQCNGNLKKILDFLAKT